A region from the Cannabis sativa cultivar Pink pepper isolate KNU-18-1 chromosome 9, ASM2916894v1, whole genome shotgun sequence genome encodes:
- the LOC133030738 gene encoding uncharacterized protein LOC133030738 — protein sequence MLYLEDFVQQHNEPFYSAWRRFKEFGERCYPTFSGGCFTWLFYNGLNDETRSWVNYGAGATGASLLMRGYDVINLLNYMADFDYDWHWDPSLQGWSHQYPPYCPNSSQQTEKEEQLLSLLQSLPGEINCLTDMVRSLCDNSVTHDSECNNSNDESYESCWYNEEGSLFEYKDDNEPTIEDQDPCEEEIIEYEITSEGMDSQVEREQQEEELLDESVETVTLEDKEAHGIIDSTSSMILTDKRPINPYILSTSYYILYELRKASPQAHHPKSYVVGADFSSNSSLAKLEGKYNNNFQVVLHDAYYGRQPLVDVVFR from the coding sequence atgctatatcttgaggattttgtccaacaacacaatgaaccattctattctgcttggaggagatttaaagagtttggagagagatgttatcccactttctcaggtggatgttttacatggctcttttataatggacttaacgATGAAACAAGAAGTTGGGTTAATTACGGAGCAGGGGCAACTGGAGCgtctctattaatgagaggctatgatgtaataaatctgttgaattatatggcagattttgattacgactggcattgggatccatcacttcagggttggagtcaccaatacccaccttattgcccaaattcatcccaacaaactgaaaaagaggagcaactactatcacttctacaatcacttccaggagagattaattgcttaactgacatggtgagatccttatgtgataattcagtgactcatgattcagaatgtaataactccaatgatgaaagttatgagagttgttggtacaatgaagaagggtcattatttgaatacaaggacgataatgagcctacaattgaagatcaagatccttgtgaagaggaaattattgaatatgaaatcacaagtgagggtatggatagccaagtggagagagagcaacaagaagaagagttgttagatgaaagtgtagaaactgtgacattggaggataaAGAAGCACATGGCATCATTGATTcaacttcatcaatgatattgactgatAAACGACCAATAAATCCATATATTTTATCAACatcatattatatcctctacgagctacgaaaggcttctccccaagcacatcatccaaagtcttatgttgttggtgctgattttagttcaaactcatcacttgccaagcttgaaggcaagtacaacaacaattttcaagttgtcttgcatgacgcttattacgggcgtcaaccgcttgttgatgtggtgttcaggtaa
- the LOC115721820 gene encoding KRR1 small subunit processome component, with protein MEHDNVDLEHEVKTKKHKGKHDKPKPWDDDPNIDRWKVEKFDPSWNEGGMLEVSTFSTLFPQYLEKYLQESWPKVKSALKDHGVSCELNLVDGSMTVTTTRKTRDPYIIVKARDLIKLLSRSVPVAQAIKILNDEMQCDVIKIGNLVRNKERFVKRRQHLIGPNSSTLKALEILTGCYILVQGNTVAAMGSFKGLKQVRKIVEDCIQNKMHPVYHIKILMMRKELEKDPALANENWDRFLPKFKKKNVQQKKVKSKEKKPYTPFPPPQQPSKIDMQLETGEYFLSDKTKSAKKWQEKQEKQAEKTAETKRKRDAAYIAPEEPIKQDSNVKTNDKEDVAAMATSLKKKAKEFGKQKLAENVDAEAYIAEAGGEKPKKKKSKHRHS; from the exons ATGGAGCACGACAATGTCGACTTGGAACACGAGGTCAAGACCAAAAAGCACAAGGGGAAGCATGATAAGCCCAAGCCTTGGGATGATGATCCCAACATCGACCGCTGGAAGGTTGAGAAATTCGATCCTTCTTGGAACGAAGGGGGCATGCTCGAAGTGTCAACCTTTTCCACCTTGTTCCCTCAGTACTTAG aaaaatatttgcaGGAAAGTTGGCCTAAGGTGAAATCTGCTTTGAAAGACCATGGTGTTTCGTGTGAACTAAATCTG GTTGACGGTTCTATGACAGTTACAACTACCAGAAAGACTAGAGACCCGTATATAATTGTCAAGGCTAGGGATCTTATTAAGCTTTTGTCAAGAAGTGTGCCTGTTGCTCAG GCTATAAAAATACTGAACGATGAAATGCAATGTGATGTCATCAAGATTGGGAATTTGGTTCGGAATAAG GAACGGTTTGTTAAACGAAGGCAACATCTTATCGGTCCCAATTCTTCCACTTTAAAG GCACTTGAAATACTAACTGGATGCTATATTCTGGTTCAA GGAAACACTGTTGCTGCCATGGGTTCATTTAAAGGTTTAAAGCAAGTTAGGAAGATAGTGGAAGATTGCATTCAAAATAAAATGCATCCCGTGTACCATATTAAG ATTTTGATGATGAGGAAAGAGCTTGAAAAAGATCCTGCTCTTGCAAATGAAAACTGGGATAGGTTTCTTCCAAAATTCAAGAA GAAAAATGTTCAGCAAAAGAAAGTTAAAAGTAAAGAGAAGAAACCATATACACCATTCCCTCCTCCTCAACAACCTAGCAAG ATTGATATGCAATTGGAAACTGGAGAATATTTCTTGAGTGACAAGACAAAATCAGCAAAGAAGTGGCAGGAGAAGCAGGAGAAGCAAGCAGAAAAGACTGCCGAAACCAAAAGAAAACGAGACGCTGCATATATTGCACCCGAG GAACCCATAAAGCAAGATAGCAATGTAAAAACTAATGACAAGGAAGATGTGGCTGCAATGGCTACTTCCTTAAAG AAAAAAGCTAAGGAGTTTGGAAAACAAAAATTGGCTGAAAATGTGGATGCAGAGGCATATATAGCAGAAGCCGGAGGAGAAAAACCTAAGAAAAAGAAATCCAAACACAGGCATTCTTAA
- the LOC115721837 gene encoding small ribosomal subunit protein eS10z-like, which translates to MIISEKNRREISKYLFQEGVCFAKKDYNLAKHPEIDVPNLQVIKLMQSFKSKEYVRETFAWMHYYWYLTNDGIEFLRNYLNLPSEIVPATLKKQAKPAGRPLGGGDRPRGPPRFDGERKFGGDRDGYRGGPRGPPGEFGGDKSGAPADYRPSFGGSGGRPGFGRGAGGFGAGPATSEQ; encoded by the exons ATG ATTATCTCTGAGAAAAACAGACGTGAAATCTCAAAGTACCTCTTTCAAG AGGGCGTTTGCTTCGCTAAGAAGGATTATAATTTGGCGAAGCACCCAGAAATCGATGTACCTAATCTTCAGGTGATTAAGCTCATGCAGAGCTTTAAGTCGAAGGAGTATGTCCGGGAGACCTTTGCCTGGATGCACTACTACTGGTACTTGACCAATGATGGTATCGAGTTTCTTAGAAACTACCTTAATCTTCCTTCTGAGATTGTCCCTGCTACTCTGAAGAAGCAGGCCAAGCCCGCTGGAAGGCCTTTGGGTGGTGGTGATCGCCCACG TGGCCCACCTCGGTTTGATGGAGAACGCAAATTCGGTGGTGACAGAGATGGGTACCGTGGAGGTCCTCGCGGTCCTCCCGGTGAGTTTGGTGGTGACAAAAGTGGAGCTCCCGCTGATTACAGACCTTCATTTGGG GGGTCTGGTGGAAGACCTGGTTTCGGTCGTGGTGCTGGTGGTTTTGGTGCAGGGCCAGCTACCTCTGAACAATAG
- the LOC115721814 gene encoding cysteine protease XCP2 — protein sequence MGYQFSLIFFMWASLLLLCLSSHDTKLSDDHDLGNYSILDSWDEMRVVELFQNWKEKHKRVYRLPEEAEMRFENFKRNVKYILEKSKSRKGYQLGLNRFADLSNEEFRKLYLSNVTKPLGGKRRRNNPMRTRLDSCDAPSSLDWRKRGVVTAVKDQGDCGSCWAFSSTGAMEGVNAIVTGDLISLSEQELVDCDSTNYGCDGGYMDYAFEWVINNAGIDSESDYSYTGQDGTCNKAKEERKVVTIDGYEDVGESDRDLLCATIHQPISVGIDGSALDFQLYTGGIYDGDCSDNPNDIDHAVLIVGYGSEGDEDYWIVKNSWGTSWGIQGYFYIKRNTNLPYGVCAINAMASYPTKESSTPSPYPSPSSPPPPSPILPPPPPPPPSPTKCGDFSYCPSDETCCCLYEFYGVCLIYGCCEYENAVCCIGTEYCCPNDYPICDIEEGLCLKNQGDIMGVATKKKKMAKHKFPWAKTEKISQPLELKRNPFATMR from the exons ATGGGTTACCAATTTAGCCTCATTTTTTTTATGTGGGCATCTTTGTTATTACTATGCTTATCTTCCCATGACACAAAATTAAGTGATGATCATGATCTTGGTAACTATTCCATATTGGACTCATGGGATGAGATGAGAGTTGTTGAGTTGTTTCAGAATTGGAAAGAAAAACACAAGAGGGTTTACCGGTTACCGGAGGAGGCTGAGATGAGATTTGAGAATTTTAAGAGAAATGTCAAGTATATATTGGAGAAGAGTAAGTCAAGAAAAGGTTACCAGTTGGGATTGAACCGGTTTGCAGATTTAAGCAATGAAGAGTTTAGGAAACTATACTTGTCTAATGTTACAAAGCCTTTGGGTGGAAAGAGGAGGAGAAATAATCCTATGAGGACAAGATTGGATTCTTGTGATGCACCTTCGAGTTTGGATTGGAGGAAAAGAGGTGTTGTTACTGCTGTAAAAGATCAAGGTGACTGTG GCAGTTGTTGGGCATTCTCTTCTACAGGAGCAATGGAAGGAGTAAATGCCATAGTGACAGGAGACCTCATAAGCCTTTCAGAACAAGAGTTAGTGGACTGTGATTCCACCAATTATGGATGTGATGGTGGCTATATGGACTATGCTTTTGAATGGGTTATAAACAATGCTGGAATTGACTCTGAATCTGACTATTCTTATACCGGTCAAGATGGTACATGTAACAAAGCAAAG gAGGAAAGGAAAGTTGTTACTATTGATGGGTATGAAGATGTGGGAGAATCTGATAGGGATCTTTTGTGTGCTACTATTCACCAACCCATTAGTGTTGGTATTGATGGATCAGCATTGGATTTTCAACTCTACACTGGA GGAATCTACGATGGAGATTGCTCGGACAACCCTAACGATATTGATCATGCCGTTTTGATAGTTGGATATGGTTCTGAAGGCGATGAAGACTATTGGATTGTGAAGAATTCATGGGGTACTAGTTGGGGAATACAAGGCTACTTTTACATAAAAAGGAACACTAATTTACCCTACGGAGTATGTGCAATTAATGCTATGGCATCTTATCCTACTAAAGAATCTTCCACGCCGTCTCCTTATCCATCACCGTCTAGTCCCCCACCCCCATCACCAATTCTACCACCACCACCGCCTCCCCCTCCTTCGCCAACCAAATGTGGAGACTTCTCCTATTGCCCAAGTGATGAAACATGTTGTTGCTTATACGAGTTCTATGGTGTTTGCCTAATTTATGGTTGTTGTGAGTATGAGAATGCAGTTTGTTGCATTGGAACTGAGTATTGTTGCCCTAATGATTACCCAATTTGTGATATTGAAGAAGGGCTTTGTCTCAAG AACCAAGGGGATATCATGGGAGTAGctacaaagaagaaaaaaatggctAAGCACAAGTTTCCATGGGCTAAAACAGAGAAGATTTCTCAACCTCTTGAGTTGAAGAGGAACCCTTTTGCCACAATGCGTTGA
- the LOC115721841 gene encoding mitotic-spindle organizing protein 1B — MDAEAAKTARESLDLAFHMSNMLDTGLDRHTLSVLIALCDLGLNPEALAALVKELRTETLNSSSQT, encoded by the coding sequence ATGGATGCTGAGGCTGCAAAAACTGCTAGGGAATCTCTAGACCTGGCATTTCACATGTCGAATATGCTTGACACCGGCCTTGATCGTCACACCCTTTCTGTTCTCATTGCTCTCTGTGATTTGGGTCTCAATCCTGAAGCATTAGCTGCTCTCGTCAAGGAACTCCGAACAGAAACCCTCAACTCTTCATCTCAGACTTGA
- the LOC115723349 gene encoding uncharacterized protein LOC115723349 — translation MTAINKSWTKIRNRGCLEFWNGLQAFLTMASKYKDCDGRIRCPCVRCINNRFEKLETVRAHVFDRGFMKGYEKWTYHGEPETVVDDEVVGLDDEMIPILQDFFPPTTENVQEGPTTNQHVDRESLKSICELSISEKNLNRSTKYNNGPSKEHMVDTQRVSHTKNLSSGFVDETATENFVSK, via the exons ATGACGGCGATCAATAAATCTTGGACCAAAATTAGAAATCGTGGTTGTCTCGAATTTTGGAATGGTTTGCAAGCTTTTTTAACAATGGCGTCAAAATATAAGGATTGTGATGGAAGAATTAGATGTCCTTGTGTGAGATGTATAAATAatagatttgaaaaattagagACTGTTAGAGCACACGTATTTGATCGAGGTTTTATGAAAGGATATGAAAAGTGGACTTATCACGGAGAGCCAGAGACTGTTGTTGATGATGAAGTAGTTGGACTAGATGATGAAATGATCCCCATTCTCCAAGACTTTTTTCCTCCGACAACAGAGAATGTACAAGAGGGGCCAACCACAAACCAACATGTTGATAGGGAGAGTTTGAAGTCTATTTGCGAATTGTCCATTAgcgaaaaaaatttaaatcgcTCAACAAAATACAAT AATGGTCCATCAAAAGAGCATATGGTCGATACACAGAGAGTGTCTCATACGAAAAATTTGTCTAGTGGTTTTGTCGACGAAACCGCTACAGAAAATTTTGTAAGTAAATAA